The genomic region GCCCGCTCGTGCAGGAGTGGACGCCCGAGGGTTACATTGTCAGCTTCAAGGTGAGTCGAGCGTGAGCGaagcgagcgcgacgaggggtgggagtggCGTTGGGGCTCGGCTGGTGGCTGGGAGGCGGGAATGCCCAAGTGATATGTAACAAGTCGCTGACACAAGCTCGAAACCGACGACAacttcctcatccccaaAGCGCGCGCTGCCCTTGCGCGGTACGGGCACCAGCTCGTGATCGGCAACGAGCTCCACACGCGCAAGTATCGTGTGGTCTTCGTCGAGCGGGCCATCACTCCACCCGCGTCCGGAAAGGAAGGATATTTTACGGGCGGGGTACGCGGGCTGGTCGATAAGCGGATCACTGGGGCCatgacgccgccgctgcgcggcgcgcagaCTCCTGGTGGCGGGGCGTACGAGGAGACGTGGCTTGAGCTGGATCAGCTCAATGGCGGCGATAAGGAAAAGGAGATTGAAGAGTACATTAttggcgagctggtcgcGCGGCATGAGGCGTGGATCGCCGCTAAGAAGTAGTGCAAGTGCAAGTACAACTGCTCTAAAATGCATGATGCATGCTCCATGCTGGTCTATCTAGTCGTCCTCGTACTCCCCtaggagctcggcgtcgtcgtcgatcgGGACGGCGCGGTAGggtgcgcgccgcctctgCAGGCTGAAGCGGTCCAAGGCGGGGACGTGGCGCTCAAGCGCACTCCATCCGGCACTTATtaggccgaggaggaagtaTGGCACTGACGCCAACACGTTGACCGCAGTGCTGAGGCCAGACGAGCGGTCCCCACCGTACGCGCGGTGCTCGCCCAACCGGATCGCACCTGGCCGGCCCCCAGCCTTGGCGTACCACCAGTACCCGCCGAGTGCGGCACACGCGAAGGGAAGCAGCACGATGCTCGCCCAGAACAGCCCGCCGAGCCGAGCGCCGACCAGACCCGGACACGCGTGCGGAAGTCCACGATCCAGCGTCTCGCCATCAATGCACGACGAGTACGGGATCTTGCGGTACGCCGTGCGCTCGTACCATGTCGAGTTAAAGCCGATACACGTCTCCGCCTCAGTGCTCTTATCCAGAGGGctcgcgccgtcgacgagcacacACTTGCCGCTCGAGTCGCGGTAGTAGTTGAACTCGCACTCAAAGTCTGCCGCGGTACACGTGCAGCCCCTCTCGATGCTGTGCAGCTGCTCAATCTTCTCGCCCACGTAGCATTCCCGGTCGCGAATGCGGCGGTGGTAGAACATCCGCCGGCCGAAGAGGCACTCCTCCTTCCGGTTCTCGGCGGGTGACCACAGCTCGTAGTCGTCGTTGTTCGGGTTCTGCGCGTCGTAGTCACACCTGCGCGTGAACACGTGAGAGAagtcgaggtggatgagCACCGAGCGGTCCTTGTCGCTCGGACGCTGGCCGATGAGGAAGAACCGTCGCGACGTGTCCTGCGGGACAGTCTGGATCGTCTGCACGCGCAACCGCTCGCCAAACGTGTACGTGTTCCAGCTGAGGCCCTGGTCGATGGAGAAGAGAATGTGGTCGGTCGGGCcctcgtcgttgacgaGAACAAGAATGGACCCTGAGTCGCCGTACTCCCACATGTGTGCGTCCTTGTGCACCTCCTGCCAGGTGGAGCCGCCGTCACGAGTCAGGAAGATGTCGCTGTCCTCGTACGCCGCGAGCTCTTCGCCGACATTGCCAACGGCAAGCATGAACCCGaccgccgacggcgagctgtACGTCGCCTTCGGGTCGCGACGCGCAGTATAGCCGTGAACGTGTAATCCGCACGCCGTCGTGTCGCATTTGTACGCTTGGCCAAGTGAGTCCTTGGCCGGCGGCGTGAGCGGCGTCCAGCGGCCGCCGTCATTGTGCGTGATGCGCGACTGCAGTTTCTTCTTGCCAGCGATGTCGGCGTGATCAGGATTGGCCACGATGTTGACCATCGCAATGCCGTCGAGCCCAATCATCTTCTCAAAGTCGACGTAGCCCTTGGAGTTGCGGTTGACGTGCTCGACCGACAGGGAATAGTATGTCCCGTTCGAGTTTGACTTGTAGATGCTGCCCCACTCGCTGCCCTGTTTAGCGTTCATCGTCATGTGCAGGAACACTGCGTGAGTGTTCGACTCGAGGATTGTGTACGCGTGATTTTCGACGCGCAGTCCCGGCGGGAACTGCGCCTCAGCCCACTGCTTGCTGTCGAGCGACACTTGAAGCGTGAGGCTCATACGGTCCTTGAGCTCAGCGACGAAGAGGAACTCTGAGAAAGTCGTCCAACCGACCACTGAGTCGAAGAGCACGTCCTTGTTGCGGTAATAGTTGCCGCCCGCAATGAGCTGCATCTGGTTGTTCTCGGGGCGCCGCTGCGAGCCCTTTTTGTCCTTATACGACTCGCAGATGATCATGCGGTCATCGACCTTGAGCTGGGTGTCACGGGCCCACTGGCAGCTTTTGATGTACGACTCAATCTCCTTCCACCGGCGACCATGATCCTCTGTGTAGAACGCCTTGGCGCGACAGCTGCTCGAAACCTCGGATTGGCAGTCAACAGAGCCGGTGAAGATGAGCCGGTCCGACTTCTCGGGATGAAAGTCGAAGACCGGGATGCCGAGGTTGTTGGGGTCTTCGGGTACGGTAAACGTGTTCCACGACCCGCCGCGGTCGGTCGTGTACCAAATGTTCTTGCCCTCCGTCAGAAGGTATGCCCGCTGGTCGTCGAAGGGGTGCATGATGATGGAGAGGAACTTGGTGTCCTTCTCCAGCTGCGTCCAAGAGTAACCCTCGTTGCTCGACTGCCATGCCGAGCCATCTGACATGTGCAACAGGATGGTCAGCGAGTTGGCGAAGTAGTTGTGGCGCAGAACCTTGGCTTCGAACGAATGGACGACGGACGACACCTTGCCGTTGTCCTCAGGCTTGCGCGTGCCGGTGCAGTCCTTCTGgaccttgtcgtcgagcttAACGCCCCCTTCGCACGTGTTGCCCGGAATCTTGCGGTAGCCAGAGGAACCCATGTACTTCTCCCCGGGGTTTTTACACGCGCCGGGCGGGACCGTCTCGGGGCCAGCTGCGACGCACTTGCCGTCCTGGAGGACGTAGTTGAAGTCGCACTCATAGTCGGCTTTCGTGCACTTGCAGTTCTCCTCGTGGCCGACAGGGTCCTCAAACTTATTGCCCATGTAGCacttggcgtcgagcttgcgaCGTGCATACCACTGCTTATGGCCCATGAGGCACTCGCTCTCAGATGTGCTGCGCGCGTACCAGATCTCTGTGTCGCCGTTCCCGCATTGCCGCGGCTGGGTGCCGGCAAAGTCGAGGAAAATGGTCACGAATCGGCCGCCGGTCGCATCGCCGCGCATCGcctggccgaggaggaggaactTTTGGGATGTTGAGTCGGGGATGGTTgtgaggacgagagcgcGGACCTTGATtccgaggtcgagctccttcCAGGTCTGCCCGCCGTCGAACGTGTAGTCGACGTGATCGGTCGCCTGCTCATCGTCGACCATGACAAGCACACTTCCCTGGTCACCAAATTCGTACAAGTGCGCACCGTCGTGAACCATGCGCCAGTTCAGGCCGGCGTCCGTGGAGAGGAACGTTTCGCACTGGTCGTAGGGAAGCAGATGGGAACCGACGGACCCAACGCCCATGACGTAGCCTGGCGCTGTCGACGAGAACACGTCCCCGAGGTTCTTGCGGTCAGACACCGAGTGAAGGTGGAGAGAGCAGCTTGCAGGGTCGTCAAGATTGCAGTCCCAGTTCGACCCGTCGAGCTTCTTCGCAGGTGGTTTGATGTTCGTCCACGACGACCCGTCGTCGTAAGAGATCCAGCTGAAgagctccttgacggcgCCCCCGATGACCTCCTCCCTGTTAACGACGGCGTTGGCGATACCGACGCCTTCAAGGCCGTAGATCTGCTCATAGTCGACGATACCAC from Cutaneotrichosporon cavernicola HIS019 DNA, chromosome: 2 harbors:
- the VPS10 gene encoding uncharacterized protein (Functions as a sorting receptor in the Golgi compartment required for the intracellular sorting and delivery of soluble vacuolar proteins, like carboxypeptidase Y (CPY) and proteinase A) encodes the protein MARIPRASRGAAPVLLLLLAALVSVMLLPLAHAAPEVTITRFKQYPKKLFYFDDSEVVLMHESDSSLQRSTNEGKTWSQVEQVTEVFKVFEHPFSKEIAFVIGKHKKHWVTHNRGESWLSFETGREATRSSSPLSFHATQPDWILFQGTACEKGGGIKWPWGSSQTCWDETFYTKDAFRTEARKMLALTSECKFARTKKEVEAPESLIFCVAFSAKAEDGQQKYEDARLFQSQDWFESKEYVDLGIGKQARGVVGMGIVSKFMVVAVKSPGEGKDGNANPMQLYVSTDGKAWNQAQFPHSVLPDLVENAYTIVESTTHSLAIDVLSSNKGIGNLFVSSSHGTQFVQSLMDTNRNERGIVDYEQIYGLEGVGIANAVVNREEVIGGAVKELFSWISYDDGSSWTNIKPPAKKLDGSNWDCNLDDPASCSLHLHSVSDRKNLGDVFSSTAPGYVMGVGSVGSHLLPYDQCETFLSTDAGLNWRMVHDGAHLYEFGDQGSVLVMVDDEQATDHVDYTFDGGQTWKELDLGIKVRALVLTTIPDSTSQKFLLLGQAMRGDATGGRFVTIFLDFAGTQPRQCGNGDTEIWYARSTSESECLMGHKQWYARRKLDAKCYMGNKFEDPVGHEENCKCTKADYECDFNYVLQDGKCVAAGPETVPPGACKNPGEKYMGSSGYRKIPGNTCEGGVKLDDKVQKDCTGTRKPEDNGKVSSVVHSFEAKVLRHNYFANSLTILLHMSDGSAWQSSNEGYSWTQLEKDTKFLSIIMHPFDDQRAYLLTEGKNIWYTTDRGGSWNTFTVPEDPNNLGIPVFDFHPEKSDRLIFTGSVDCQSEVSSSCRAKAFYTEDHGRRWKEIESYIKSCQWARDTQLKVDDRMIICESYKDKKGSQRRPENNQMQLIAGGNYYRNKDVLFDSVVGWTTFSEFLFVAELKDRMSLTLQVSLDSKQWAEAQFPPGLRVENHAYTILESNTHAVFLHMTMNAKQGSEWGSIYKSNSNGTYYSLSVEHVNRNSKGYVDFEKMIGLDGIAMVNIVANPDHADIAGKKKLQSRITHNDGGRWTPLTPPAKDSLGQAYKCDTTACGLHVHGYTARRDPKATYSSPSAVGFMLAVGNVGEELAAYEDSDIFLTRDGGSTWQEVHKDAHMWEYGDSGSILVLVNDEGPTDHILFSIDQGLSWNTYTFGERLRVQTIQTVPQDTSRRFFLIGQRPSDKDRSVLIHLDFSHVFTRRCDYDAQNPNNDDYELWSPAENRKEECLFGRRMFYHRRIRDRECYVGEKIEQLHSIERGCTCTAADFECEFNYYRDSSGKCVLVDGASPLDKSTEAETCIGFNSTWYERTAYRKIPYSSCIDGETLDRGLPHACPGLVGARLGGLFWASIVLLPFACAALGGYWWYAKAGGRPGAIRLGEHRAYGGDRSSGLSTAVNVLASVPYFLLGLISAGWSALERHVPALDRFSLQRRRAPYRAVPIDDDAELLGEYEDD